A portion of the Paenibacillus sp. PvR098 genome contains these proteins:
- a CDS encoding DUF3905 domain-containing protein codes for MSDQQNENKDATYDQVRTHIAYNRKNDSELDPFEINFRPEFEQNRGPREPFVNEHDVLIGDHVYQSNHSPLEQWNENTDPAIMSGDGWVHPFKDVGFHTTENKELFERGIAPQGVPFMHPDKDVAYPAFQSGEAETDEKA; via the coding sequence ATGAGCGACCAACAAAATGAAAATAAGGATGCAACGTATGATCAAGTACGGACCCATATTGCATACAATCGTAAGAATGACTCGGAGCTCGATCCGTTTGAAATCAATTTTCGGCCGGAGTTCGAACAAAACCGGGGCCCCAGAGAGCCGTTCGTGAATGAACACGACGTGCTCATCGGAGATCATGTGTACCAGTCAAATCACTCGCCATTGGAGCAATGGAACGAGAATACCGACCCTGCAATCATGTCTGGGGACGGCTGGGTACATCCATTTAAAGATGTAGGCTTTCACACAACGGAAAATAAAGAGCTGTTTGAGAGAGGCATTGCTCCGCAGGGTGTTCCTTTCATGCATCCCGACAAGGACGTGGCTTATCCGGCTTTCCAGAGCGGGGAAGCGGAAACGGATGAAAAAGCGTAA
- a CDS encoding BrxA/BrxB family bacilliredoxin, with translation MSMSFENYMKDMVQPMRDDLTRVGVEELRTPEDVSAALDDMKGTTLIVVNSVCGCAAGQCRPGVAKALQHEVKPDRLLTVFAGQDKEATAKAREYFAPYPPSSPSIALMKDGQLVHFIQRHQIEDRSAEMIANDLIGAFDEYCK, from the coding sequence ATGTCCATGTCGTTTGAAAACTATATGAAAGATATGGTCCAGCCGATGAGAGACGATCTGACCCGCGTCGGTGTGGAGGAACTCCGCACACCTGAGGATGTGTCGGCTGCGCTTGATGATATGAAAGGGACAACATTAATTGTTGTCAATTCCGTTTGTGGCTGTGCGGCCGGCCAATGCCGTCCGGGCGTAGCCAAAGCACTGCAGCATGAAGTGAAACCGGACCGCCTGCTCACGGTGTTCGCAGGTCAAGATAAGGAAGCGACAGCTAAAGCGCGCGAATATTTCGCTCCGTATCCGCCGTCCTCTCCGTCCATTGCTTTGATGAAGGATGGACAGCTGGTGCATTTCATTCAGCGTCACCAAATCGAAGACCGTTCGGCCGAGATGATTGCGAATGATCTGATTGGCGCTTTTGATGAATACTGCAAATAA
- the nadE gene encoding ammonia-dependent NAD(+) synthetase produces MSLQQDIIAKLGVKPEIDADAEIRKRVDFLKEYVLKAGVDGLLIAISGGIDSAVVAGLCKQATDELTAEKGREYKTVGVFQPYGQQEDIADSYAVAEAFNLKYRVETNIEEAVGEIALEAEYGLKSIGVHRHLSRAGKGNVKARTRMVIQYALAFELNLLVVGTDHASEAITGFFTKYGDGAVDITPLSTLNKRQVRELASKLGVPQSVLDKAPTAGLWEGQTDELELGITYDDNSNYLEGKSIAPEAQAKLEKQYLKTEHKRVPIPGI; encoded by the coding sequence ATGAGCCTGCAGCAAGATATTATCGCTAAGCTCGGGGTGAAGCCGGAGATCGATGCCGATGCGGAAATTCGCAAAAGAGTGGATTTTTTGAAGGAGTATGTGCTGAAGGCGGGGGTGGACGGACTGCTCATCGCCATCAGCGGTGGTATTGATAGTGCGGTAGTGGCCGGCTTGTGCAAGCAAGCGACGGACGAGCTGACCGCGGAGAAAGGTCGGGAATACAAGACGGTGGGAGTATTTCAACCCTACGGACAACAGGAGGATATTGCCGACAGCTATGCAGTGGCAGAAGCGTTCAACCTTAAATACCGGGTGGAGACCAATATCGAAGAGGCTGTGGGCGAAATTGCGTTAGAGGCGGAATACGGCCTGAAGTCGATCGGGGTTCACCGGCATTTAAGCCGTGCGGGCAAAGGGAATGTGAAAGCCAGAACGCGGATGGTGATTCAGTATGCGCTCGCGTTCGAGCTGAATTTGCTCGTCGTCGGAACCGACCATGCCTCGGAAGCCATTACCGGCTTCTTTACGAAGTACGGGGATGGAGCGGTTGACATTACGCCGCTGAGCACCTTGAATAAGCGTCAGGTACGTGAGCTGGCGAGTAAACTGGGCGTGCCGCAGAGCGTGCTGGACAAAGCACCGACAGCCGGACTGTGGGAAGGGCAAACGGACGAGCTGGAGCTCGGCATTACCTATGACGACAACAGCAACTATCTGGAAGGCAAGTCGATTGCCCCGGAAGCGCAGGCTAAGCTTGAGAAGCAATATTTGAAGACGGAGCATAAGCGGGTCCCGATTCCTGGTATTTAA